One segment of Channa argus isolate prfri chromosome 17, Channa argus male v1.0, whole genome shotgun sequence DNA contains the following:
- the bmp2b gene encoding bone morphogenetic protein 2b: MVAVVRSLMVLLLAQVLLEGATGLIPEVGRRKYSESGKQTPEQSESFLNEFEHRLLNMFGLRRRPTPSKEAVVPQYMVDLYRMHSANGDHNTKRPRSMGKHAERAASKANTIRSFHHEESMEALASLKGKTTQQFYFNLTSIPKEELITSAELRIYRDQVMGAANLNNSSTNSSISDSAPAGGFHRINIYEIFGAPATHSGEPLVRLLDTRLVQESLSRWESFDVSSAVSQWTSGKGHNHGFIVEVLHQEEGKMDAQHAQRRSRHVRVSRSLHQDQNSWPQARPLLVTYGHDGHGDSVLHTREKRQAALRKPRRKHKASCKRHALYVDFSDVGWNEWIVAPPGYHAFYCHGECPFPLADHLNTTNHAIVQTLVNSVNQNIPKACCVPTDLSPISLLYLDEYEKVILKNYQDMVVEGCGCR; encoded by the exons ATGGTCGCCGTGGTCCGCTCTCTCATGGTACTGCTGCTTGCTCAGGTGCTGCTGGAAGGTGCTACAGGACTAATTCCAGAGGTCGGCCGGAGGAAATACAGCGAATCCGGGAAGCAGACCCCAGAGCAGTCAGAGAGCTTCCTCAATGAGTTTGAGCATCGGCTTCTCAATATGTTTGGACTGAGGCGCAGGCCGACCCCGAGCAAGGAAGCCGTGGTGCCCCAGTATATGGTGGACCTTTACCGCATGCACTCAGCAAACGGAGACCACAACACTAAACGACCCAGGAGCATGGGGAAACACGCAGAGAGAGCCGCCAGCAAAGCCAACACGATTAGAAGCTTCCACCATGAAG aGTCTATGGAGGCCCTGGCTAGCCTGAAAGGCAAAACAACCCAGCAGTTCTACTTCAACCTCACTTCAATCCCTAAAGAGGAGCTCATCACCTCTGCAGAACTACGTATCTACAGAGATCAGGTCATGGGAGCTGCAAACCTTAACAACAGCtccacaaacagcagcattagTGACAGTGCTCCTGCTGGTGGTTTCCATCGTATTAACATTTATGAGATATTTGGCGCTCCTGCCACTCACAGTGGGGAACCTCTGGTACGTCTTCTGGACACTCGGCTAGTGCAGGAATCTTTAAGCCGATGGGAGAGCTTTGATGTCAGCTCTGCTGTATCTCAGTGGACCTCTGGGAAAGGCCACAACCATGGGTTTATAGTGGAGGTGCTTCACCAAGAGGAAGGGAAGATGGATGCGCAGCATGCCCAGAGACGTAGTAGACATGTCAGAGTGAGCCGGTCCCTGCACCAGGACCAAAACTCGTGGCCTCAGGCTCGGCCCTTGCTGGTGACATATGGCCATGACGGCCATGGGGACTCAGTACTACACACACGAGAAAAACGTCAAGCAGCATTACGCAAACCCCGCAGGAAACACAAGGCAAGCTGCAAGAGGCATGCCCTGTATGTGGACTTCAGTGATGTGGGCTGGAACGAGTGGATAGTGGCGCCCCCCGGCTACCACGCCTTTTACTGCCATGGAGAATGTCCGTTTCCCCTTGCAGACCACCTCAATACTACCAATCATGCCATTGTGCAGACGCTGGTCAACTCAGTCAACCAAAACATCCCCAAAGCCTGTTGTGTGCCCACTGACCTCAGCCCAATCTCCCTGCTCTACCTGGATGAATATGAGAAGGTCATTCTGAAAAACTACCAGGACATGGTGGTGGAGGGATGTGGCTGCCGGTAA